From Streptomyces sp. NBC_00370, a single genomic window includes:
- a CDS encoding serine/threonine-protein kinase, with protein MLGERGYFTMEYVAGGTLERFRTAHEERTGAVPVADVARILHQVSSGLAVAHAAHPPIVHRDITTQNILLGYDGDDNGPGEGLRARLGDFGLATHTNPVTELASAQGVLAFKPPETLLGFRGDSRTGDVWALGVVGYLLLTGRFPYPKGLAGWIAGTYRRAPPEPPRELNPEVDESLERIVLGALRLEREQRTPDAGALAAQFARRDAERSAQSHQSSERSSGT; from the coding sequence GTGTTGGGCGAGCGGGGCTACTTCACGATGGAGTACGTCGCGGGCGGCACGCTCGAAAGGTTCCGTACCGCGCACGAGGAGCGGACCGGCGCCGTACCGGTGGCCGACGTGGCGCGGATCCTGCACCAGGTCAGCTCGGGTCTCGCCGTCGCACACGCGGCGCACCCGCCGATCGTGCACCGCGACATCACCACGCAGAACATCCTGCTCGGCTACGACGGGGACGACAACGGCCCCGGCGAGGGGCTGCGGGCGCGCCTCGGCGACTTCGGCCTCGCGACGCACACCAACCCCGTCACCGAACTGGCCAGCGCCCAGGGAGTCCTGGCGTTCAAGCCGCCCGAGACCCTGCTGGGATTCCGGGGGGACTCCCGCACGGGTGACGTCTGGGCGCTGGGCGTCGTCGGCTATCTGCTGCTGACCGGCCGCTTCCCGTACCCGAAGGGGCTCGCGGGCTGGATCGCCGGTACGTACCGGCGCGCGCCGCCCGAGCCGCCGCGCGAACTCAACCCGGAAGTGGACGAGTCGTTGGAGCGGATCGTGCTGGGCGCCCTGCGGCTGGAGCGCGAGCAGCGGACGCCCGACGCGGGCGCGCTGGCAGCGCAGTTCGCGCGCCGGGACGCGGAACGGTCAGCGCAGTCGCACCAGTCGTCAGAGAGGAGTAGCGGGACATGA
- a CDS encoding mechanosensitive ion channel family protein, which produces MTREITWHDMAIAVAAVLIGLAAGVLLRIALRWLGERASATRWGGDDIVVSALRTLAPWAALAIGGSAAAAALPLTATVGHRVNQVMIAVVILAATFATAGVIADLVKSVTLSRSAVAGSASIFVNITRVTVLAIGVMVLLQTLGVSVAPLITALGVGGLAVALALQDTLANLFAGVHILVSKTVQPGDYIELSSGEDGYVIDINWRNTVVRQLSDNLVIIPNSKLAGTIMTNYHRPEQQMGLLIQAAVGYGSDLGQVEQVTIEVATKVMAEVTGGVADYEPSVRFHTFTESGVGFTVILRALEFSDQYLIRHEFIKQLHMRYRAEGIELPVPGRSVVVHERVTLAQDQVTAQARPAVPGPAAPAS; this is translated from the coding sequence GTGACCCGCGAGATCACCTGGCACGACATGGCCATCGCCGTCGCTGCCGTCCTCATCGGTCTGGCCGCCGGTGTGCTGCTGCGGATCGCGCTGCGCTGGCTCGGCGAGCGGGCGAGCGCCACCCGGTGGGGCGGCGACGACATCGTCGTCTCCGCGCTCCGTACGCTCGCGCCGTGGGCCGCGCTGGCGATCGGCGGTTCGGCCGCAGCCGCGGCGCTGCCGCTGACCGCCACGGTCGGCCACCGCGTCAATCAGGTCATGATCGCGGTCGTCATCCTGGCCGCCACCTTCGCCACGGCCGGTGTGATCGCCGACCTCGTGAAGTCGGTGACGCTGTCGCGCTCGGCCGTCGCCGGATCGGCCTCGATCTTCGTCAACATCACCCGGGTCACCGTGCTGGCGATCGGTGTGATGGTGCTGCTCCAGACGCTCGGCGTCTCGGTCGCGCCGCTGATAACGGCCCTCGGGGTGGGCGGTCTCGCGGTCGCGCTGGCGCTCCAGGACACCCTGGCCAACCTCTTCGCCGGCGTGCACATACTCGTGTCGAAGACGGTGCAGCCCGGCGACTACATCGAGCTGAGCAGCGGCGAGGACGGCTATGTCATCGACATCAACTGGCGCAACACCGTGGTGCGTCAGCTCTCCGACAACTTGGTGATCATCCCGAACTCCAAGCTCGCGGGCACGATCATGACCAACTACCACCGGCCCGAGCAGCAGATGGGGCTGCTCATCCAGGCGGCGGTGGGGTACGGGAGCGATCTCGGCCAGGTCGAGCAGGTGACCATAGAGGTCGCGACGAAGGTGATGGCGGAGGTGACCGGCGGGGTCGCCGACTACGAACCGTCCGTGCGCTTCCACACGTTCACGGAGTCCGGTGTCGGCTTCACGGTGATACTGCGCGCGCTGGAGTTCAGTGACCAGTATCTGATCAGGCACGAGTTCATCAAGCAGCTGCACATGCGGTACCGCGCCGAGGGGATCGAACTCCCGGTGCCCGGCCGGTCCGTTGTCGTGCACGAGCGCGTCACCCTCGCTCAGGACCAGGTCACAGCTCAAGCCCGTCCAGCAGTGCCAGGTCCGGCGGCACCAGCGTCGTAG